A window from Pagrus major chromosome 4, Pma_NU_1.0 encodes these proteins:
- the bloc1s6 gene encoding biogenesis of lysosome-related organelles complex 1 subunit 6 produces the protein MEVEEMEDEGPSSQSEETHSEDLQLAQQDSQRLESSAPVENVFVDKKAVVKLTGGLLSHYLPDLQNSKRALQELTQNQLVLLDTLDQEVTKFRECNTLLDLNSLFTEAKVYHNKLVNIRKEMIMLHEKTTKLKKRALRLQQLKQKEELEKEQQREKELERERQLIAKPAKRT, from the exons ATGGAGGTAGAGGAGATGGAAGATGAAGGACCTTCATCTCAGAgtgaagaaacacacagtgaag ATCTCCAGCTGGCACAGCAGGACTCACAGCGTCTGGAGAGCTCAGCCCCTGTAGAGAATGTGTTTGTGGATAAGAAAGCAGTGGTCAAACTCACAGGGGGATTACTCTCTCACTACCTACCAGATCTACAGAACTCTAAACGAGCCCTTCAAGAGCTCAC ACAAAATCAGCTGGTGTTGTTGGACACACTGGACCAAGAAGTCACCAAGTTCAGAGAATGTAACACTTTACTAGACCTGAATTCACTG TTTACAGAGGCGAAGGTTTACCACAATAAACTGGTGAATATAAGGAAAGAGATGATTATGCTTCACGAAAAGACAACTAAACTAAAG aaaaGAGCTTTGAGGCTGCAGCAACTGAAGCagaaggaggagctggagaaggagcaGCAACGAGAGAAGGAGCTCGAGAGAGAAAGGCAGCTTATCGCCAAACCTGCGAAAAGAACGTAG
- the slc30a4 gene encoding probable proton-coupled zinc antiporter SLC30A4, whose protein sequence is MSGGNFLSKVRSAFRRERDDWDLSDTAPFDFSDELVEDETPKFNKLKVVVSGEMSDYSAGAPSNGVAVNTLVVADDDDSLLESSSSLGSPGLNMDPCDSCSKKREKIKHKRVMKRLVMAAVLYFLFMTGEIIGGYLSNSLAIMTDAVHMLADVVGILFSLLALWLSTKPPTKRFTFGLHRLEVVSAVLSVLLIYILTAVLVYEAVQRTVHQDFNIDGDVMLITAAVGVAVNLIMGFLLNQGGHLHGHGHSHGHGHSHGSAAASHSHSGGSGQQQRQHGSLAVRAAFIHALGDLLQSVGVLIAAYVVRFKPEFKLADPICTYIFSVLVLITTFRIIRDTIVIVLEGVPRHLDTRRIREDLLKLEDVQSVDELNVWALTADKTAALVHLQLTPSSANNWEDVQAKARHLLLHTYGLTRCTVQVQTHRQRLLRSCANCQQPSA, encoded by the exons ATGTCAGGTGGGAACTTTTTGAGCAAGGTGCGGTCCGCCTTTAGAAGGGAGCGGGACGACTGGGACCTGAGCGACACGGCGCCCTTCGACTTCTCCGACGAGCTGGTGGAGGATGAGACGCCCAAGTTCAACAAGCTGAAGGTCGTGGTCTCCGGAGAGATGTCCGACTACTCTGCCGGAGCTCCGTCCAACGGGGTGGCCGTGAACACGCTGGTGGTGGCGGATGATGACGACTCCCTGCTCGAGTCCTCCTCCAGCCTGGGCAGCCCGGGATTAAACATGGACCCCTGTGACAGCTGCTccaagaagagggagaagatcAAGCACAAGAGGGTGATGAAGAGGCTTGTTATGGCAGCTGTGCTGTATTTCCTTTTCATGACGGGTGAAATTATAG gtGGTTACTTGTCAAACAGCTTAGCCATTATGACTGATGCTGTGCACATGCTAGCAGATGTGgtgggcattttgttttctctgctggcCCTCTGGCTCTCCACCAAACCGCCCACCAAGAGATTTACCTTCGGACTGCATCGCCTCG AGGTAGTATCGGCAGTCCTCAGCGTGTTGCTCATCTACATTCTGACGGCTGTTCTGGTCTATGAGGCGGTGCAGAGGACGGTACACCAAGACTTCAACATAGATGGAGATGTCATGCTCATCACTGCAGCTGTGGGAGTGGCTGTCAACCTCAT AATGGGTTTCCTGTTAAACCAAGGTGGTCACCTCCACGGCCACGGCCACAGCCACGGTCATGGACACTCTCACGGCTCTGCAGCTGcctcacattcacattcaggtGGATCTGGTCAGCAGCAGAGGCAACACGGCAGCCTGGCTGTAAGAGCTGCCTTCATCCACGCTTTGGGAGACCTTCTCCAGAGTGTCGGGGTGCTCATAGCTGCTTACGTTGTCCGCTTCAAG CCGGAGTTTAAGTTGGCAGACCCCATCTGTACCTACATCTTCTCCGTTCTGGTTCTCATCACCACATTCCGCATCATACGAGACACTATAGTCATCGTGCTGGAGG GTGTTCCCAGGCATCTGGACACTCGGCGAATCAGAGAGGACCTCCTGAAGCTGGAAGATGTCCAATCCGTCGACGAGCTCAATGTGTGGGCGCTGACAGCTGACAAGACTGCAGCACTGGTGCATCTCCAGCTCA cGCCCTCTAGTGCTAACAACTGGGAGGACGTCCAGGCGAAGGCCCGccacctgctgctccacacCTATGGTCTCACCAGGTGCACAGTGCAGgtccagacacacagacagaggctGTTACGCAGTTGTGCTAACTGCCAGCAGCCCAGCGCCTAA